The Corythoichthys intestinalis isolate RoL2023-P3 chromosome 1, ASM3026506v1, whole genome shotgun sequence genome has a segment encoding these proteins:
- the LOC130923819 gene encoding uncharacterized protein LOC130923819, with translation MEDGGSHSTVTEYFEVGISRTREQQSPKSTDAAMEDVQLNLSESPEFEMSSTTEHSSLGPTKSEVKKLDSNHSFPMDKKNLHNMGLVNYTDSDESQELSINLYQSTIPKLRRTKCMQVNSTLSRYQVGNEIDGNGELLYSTSEDSGDEYIPGTSEESDESEGLQCVDSLVKKDIIKDLFHLTNTSKASSMPSVMHVDGPSPQHIPKRQSTKRKQKSPKKGKGRQPVKKKPWKKEVLAVEKHMMSFITTCRVPRKSDCDDCLKKEQVALKNRHWSAVKFYIKNKITDLKRRV, from the exons atggag gatggaggaagccattccactgtgactgaatattttgaggttgggatctccagaaccagagagcaacagtctccgaaatctacagacgctgcaatggag GACGTACAGTTGAATTTAAGTGAATCTCCGGAATTTGAGATGTCAAGCACCACCGAGCATTCCTCTCTAGGACCTACGAAGTCAGAAGTGAAG AAATTGGATTCAAACCATTCTTTTCCCATggacaaaaaaaacctgcacaATATGGGTTTGGTTAACTACACTGATTCTGATGAATCCCAGGAGCTATCCATAAATCTTTACCAAAGTACTATCCCAAAGCTCAGGAGAACTAAATGTATGCAGGTCAACAGCACACTTAGTCGTTATCAG gtGGGAAATGAAATTGACGGTAATGGAGAGCTTCTTTACTCCACCTCAGAGGACAGTGGAGATGAATATATTCCAGGCACAAGTGAGGAATCAGATGAGAGTGAAGGTTTGCAATGTGTCGACTCTCTCGTTAAGAAGGATATCATCAAAGATTTGTTTCACCTTACAAATACCTCAAAAGCCTCCTCGATGCCATCTGTTATGCACGTTGATGGACCATCTCCTCAGCATATACCCAAACGTCAGTCCACCAAACGGAAACAAAAGTCacccaaaaaaggaaaag GTCGACAACCGGTTAAAAAGAAGCCATGGAAGAAAGAGGTCTTGGCTGTTGAGAAGCATATGATGTCATTCATCACTACCTGCCGTGTTCCACGGAAGAGCGACTGCGATGACTGCCTTAAAAAGGAACAAGTAGCACTCAAAAACAGGCATTGGTCAGCagtaaaattttacattaaaaacaagATCACAGATCTCAAAAGGAGAGTTTAG